The genomic region CATCCTTTTTCAGCAATGAGAGGAACTCCAGACTTTCCATATCCGGCAGGTGCATATCAAGAAGAATCAACGAAATTTCCCCATGATGACTATGAAGCAACTGAGAAGCTTCCTTACCAGTTGCTGCCTGGAGAACCTTACACTCACCGGTAAGATAGGTAGTAAGTGTCTTCCTAGTCATCTGTGTCCCGTCAACGACAAGGACTGTCCGTTGTTCATGCATTGTCTCGTCCCCTGCATAGAAGCAATGGCAGGCTCTCCCCATCTGTTTTGCATCATACAAAGCCATATCTGCCCTAGCAAACAAAGTATGGTAAGTATCTCCATAATGTGCCGTAGAAATCCCTATTGAAAGCGAAATAAAACAATTCATGTAAGAAAAAACATGTTCAACATGCTCCTGAAGCATGTTGGCAATTTTCGTCGCATATGCACGGTCTGCGTCAGGGAGGAACAAAACGAATTCATCTCCCCCTATCCTGCCTATCACCTCATTCCTACAGAACATTTCAAGCAACTGTTTGCCGAAGTTCTGCAGTACCATATCGCCGATCTGATGCCCCTGTGTATCGTTGATCATCTTGAACTTATCAATGTCAATGACAAAAAAGCAACCATATGCTTTCTGTTTCAAGGCATCATTGACAAGATATTCTACTGATTTCCGGTTGCAGACTCCTGTCAGGCTGTCAATGGTAGACATCTGATAGATTTCAAGCAGGCTTGACAGTTCGATTTTTTTTGTCTGATCAGAAAAGAATGCCCCAAGGATGGAACCCAACAGGGCCGTCATGCCGATGATGAAATCAGTCGTAAAGAAGAAATGAGGTTTGAAAAACCAAGACGTAAGCAGGAAACAGACACAGGCAGTCCCGCTGAGAAAAATAGAAACCGAGAGAGAAAAATGAAAAATCAATATCAGCAAGACCGAAACGATGCCATAGAAATATGCCGGAACATAAGGGTAGAGATAACAGTTGGAAATCATGAAGAAAACCATGACAAGGCCCCAGAACACATAGGCTGCTGCCGTAGCCCATTCCGTATGCAATTTGAGTTTCCGTTCAAGGATAAACTGATATATCCCCATCGAGACCAATGAAAAGAGGACAAAAAGAATCCTCATCTTGTCAAAACTCTGGAAAACAACCAAGAAAAAAAGAAAAAAGAGTATAAGAACTGCAATACGCCCGGCAATACGCACGATCTGCAGATTCCATTCATTGAGTATCTGCGGCAATTCAGCTAGTTGCTGGCGTGATAATACACTTCCCTTACTTTTTTTCATACCGATCTCTTATTTTCCTAGCCACAAGAGGAGGGACCATCGTAGAGATATCGGCATGATAGAAAGCCAATTCCCTTATCTGGGATGACCTCAGCAAGAAATAATTGGGACTGGTAGGCATAAACAGGACTTCAAGTTTGTCATACAGCTGCTTGTTGGTCATGGCCAATTCAAATTCATAGCCAAAATCGACCAAGGCACGCACGCCTCTGATCATGACCCTTATATCATGCTTCTTTGCAAAATCCACGACAAGTCCATTATAGATGACGACTTCAATATTGTCATGGCTGCTGAGAATCTGCGTCAGCATATCCTTCCGCTCTTCAGGGGAAAAAAGACACTGCTTGTTGATATTTGCAGCTACGACGACATACAGATGTTCATACAAACGTGCACTCCGTTCAATGATATCTATATGTCCGAGCGTAGGTGGATCAAAGGAACCGGGAAGCATGGCATTCATTGTTTTTGATTCTCCACATACTGTTTCATCTGCTGGTAAGTTTCAGGAGATTCCACGTTGATTTTTTTTTGCAGTATCAATTTACCTTCTGCATCGGTCGTGAAGATACCAAAGTTTCCCTCACCGATATAGCTAAGCTTCTCATCAGCACCGAGATGTTCTTCTTCCTTTATCTTGTCCATGATACAGTCAAAATGATAGAATCCATTTTCTCCTGCACTGACAGCCTCAGCAATATTCTCAATTGTCTTTCCACAGAGCAGGCAGTCAGGACGGGGCTCCACTACAGATTTTATAGGCGTATCAGGTAAGGTACCATGAAATTGCTTCCTATCCTGTGATGGCAGAAGTTTTCGCCCTTGGTCACTGCGTTCGTGTCCATCTTTTCTCAGGGCTCCTTTTTTCTTCCTGCGCCTTTTCTCGCCCCTCTTCTTTTTCCGTACATCCATTTCAGGAAAATTATTCTTTTCCATGTATCCTCCGACAGTCATGCAGACACAGCCCTGATCATGATAGTATATTTCTGATGATATTGACAAGGAACACACGAACATGTCTTCACAGACTGCAGAAGGGTGGCAAAACGCCACCCTTCCTGTAGTTCCGCAATCGATGATGACTTAGCGGTTCTTGCTGACAATAAGCTCTTTGACCTTGGCCGCTTTCCCAACCCTTTTCCTGATATAATAGAGCTTTGCCCTTCTGACACGTCCTTTGCGAACGACTTCAATTTTTTCGATACGGGGAGAATGAAGCGGGAAAATCCTTTCTACACCCACACCATAGGAAATTTTTCTTACGACGAAAGAGCGACGGAGTCCACTGTTGTTCTTGGCAATGACCAAGCCTTCAAAAACCTGGACTCTTTCCGTTGTACCTTCAATAATCTTGAAGTAAACCTTGATTGTATCACCAACTCTGAAATTCTCAGCGTTTTCCCTCATCTGCTCTTCTTCAATTGCTTTAATTACGTCCATTTTAGGTCCTCTTTGCCTTGTTTCTGATTTCTTGCAAAGCTTTTCTGGTCTTGACATCCAACGATGCCTCTTCCAAAAGCTCCGGCCGGTTCAACAATGTCTTTTCCAGCCGCTTACCCAAGCGCCAAGCTTCAATTTCTGCATGGTTGCCACCCAACAATACAGGGGGAACCTGCATATCCTTATACAACTCAGGCCGGGTATACTGTGGATACTCCAGCAAATTGCCGGTAAAGCTTTCCTCTTTGAGAGACTCACCGTTGATCACACCGTCTACCAGACGATAGACAGCATCTATGATCACAAGGCTTGCCACCTCACCACTGGAAATCACGTACTCACCGATACTAATCTCGTCATCAACATACAGGTCAATTGCCCGTTGGTCAATTCCTTCGTAATGTCCGCAGATAAAGACCAAGTCTTTTTCCTTGCTCAGTTCCTGGGCGTAGGCCTGGGAAAAGGGCTTGCCGGACGGTGAAGCATAAATGACCCTCTTTTCACTGGCACCGATTGACTCCAACGCATCGCACAACGGCTGGGGCTTGATCACCATCCCTGCACCGCCTCCATAAGGCGTATCATCACAGGTATGATGACAATCAGTAGCGAAGTGACGAAAATCAATCAAGTTATAAGAGATTCTACCCGCCTGGACAGCTCTCTTCATGATTGAATTCGTAAAGAAACCCTGGAGCATCTCTGGAAACAAGGTTACTACATCTATATTCATGCCAACAACCAAGGCGTCAACAGTTCAATGGTCTTTGCCTCAAGATTTACATTTGCAACATACCTGTCCATCTTGGGAACAAGGTATTTTTCCCCTTTTCCATCTGCTGCTTCCAGCATAAGGGACTGTGAACCCTCGAAGACATTAACCACTGTAGCCATTGGCAAACCGCCATGAACGAGTGTGCACCCGATCAAGTCGGCGACATAGTATTCCCCATCCTCAAGCGGGGCAGCCTCACTTCTTGGAACCTGAAGTGTAGCACCTGAAAGCTTTTTTGCTTCTTCCGGAGTATCAATACCCCGAATTTTCATCAGTGCCTGACTGCCCGACATGCGGAATCCATCGATATGACATGGAAGCTCGCGGCCATCCTTCAAGAGGATAATTCCCTCCTTGAGTTGTCCCAAGTAGGAGCAATCATCGTTGAATGGGCGGACCTTTACCTCACCCTTGACTCCGAAAGAAGTCTGGATGATAGCCGTTGCGAGCATATCCATACCTAATCCAAAATCTCCAAAACAGCACGCTTGCCGCTCTTTGTCGCAGAAGCACTCAGGATGGTTCTGATTGCCTTGGCAATGCGGCCCTGCTTGCCGATCACCTTGCCGACATCATCCGGGGCAACCCTGAGTTCCAAAATCGTTGACTTCTCGCCTTCGATCATAGTCACGGATACTTCCTCGGGGACATCTACAAGGGACTTTACAATGTATTCAACAAGATCTTTTTCCACAACTTTCCTCTTATTCCTGGACAGTTCTGGAAACTGTAATTCCCTGCTTATTAAGCAAGGAACGGACAGTCGCACTGGGTTGTGCACCCTTTGCAAGCCAATCTTTCACTGCCTCAACATTGAGAACCACTTGGTTTTCTTTGTTTTCGACGGGATGATACTGACCGACTTCTGCAAGTGTCTTACCCTTGGTTGCGACCCTGGAATCCTGGACAACGATCCTATAATAAGGACGCTTCTTGGATCCAAAACGCTTCAGTCTCATACTTGTGCTCACGCTGTTTCCTCCTACTCGAACTTCAATAGCTACGATTTGAGTTTGTATTTCCTTATCCGAACTGCTGCTGTAGCTTGTTCAGATATTTTTTATTCTTTGTAATCTTACGCATGGTATTACGCATTTTCTGAAATTTTTTCAAGAGCCTGTCAACATCAGATACACGCGTCCCACTTCCCTTGGCAATTCTCCTGCGCCGGGCAGGTCCTATAATCATGAAATTAGATCTTTCTTTCTTTGTCATCGAAAGTATGATTGCCTTGTCACGCTTGAACTGGTCCAAATCGAGCTTGCTGGTGTCTACATTGCCTGCGACACCCGGGACCATATCAAGGATCTTGTCCATCGACCCCATCTTCTCCATCTGCTTGATCTGTTCCAGATAATCCTGCAGGTCAAAGGTCTTGTTCTTGATCTTCTTCTCAAGCTTTGCAGCTTCTTCCTGATCAACGACCTCCTGTGCCTTTTCGACCAAGGAGACGATATCACCCATTCCCAGGATCCTGCTGGCAATCCTGTCAGGATAGAACTGGTTGAGGTCTTCCATTTTTTCACCGACACCGATGAACTTGATGGGTTTGCCGACAACCGACTTCAGGGAAAGAGCTGCACCACCACGGGTATCTGAATCAAATTTGGAAAGGATGACTCCTGAAATACCTACATGCTGCTCAAATTCCTTTGCAATGGCAACAGCATTCTGTCCAGTCATTGCATCAGCAACGAAAAGCGTCTCATCCGGATGTACAGCTGCTGCGATGTCTGTAATTTCCTTCATCAGTATCTCATCAAGATGCATACGTCCTGATGTATCGATGATCATCACATCAAATTGATTCTTCCTGGCATATTCAAGCCCGCGCCGTGCAACGGTCACGGGATTTTTTTCACCTTCTATGGTAAAGACAGGGACTTCAACCTTTTCACCCAGTACCTGCAGCTGTGTGATTGCAGCAGGACGGACCAAATCAGCAGCAACCATGAGCGGACGCCTACCTGACTGCTTCAGCTTCAATGCAAGCTTTGCACTGGTCGTCGTCTTGCCGCTTCCCTGGAGTCCCATCATAAGCAGTACACTGGTCGTGTCTGGACCTTTGAGCTTCAGATCCTGGTTGCCTTCATCACTAAGGAGAGCAACCATCTTGTCATAGACGATTTTCGTAAACTGCTGCCCTGGGTCAACGGCCTTGAGTACCTTCTCACCCAAAGCTTCCTCACGTGTTGCATTGACAAAACGACGCACCACACGGAGGTTGACATCTGCATCAAGCAGGGCAACCTTTATCTGCTCTACGGCATCTTCAATATTTCTTTCGGTAATCTTGCCTTTTCCGGCAAAATTCCTCAGTATTCCTGAAAATTTCTCACTTATTGAATCAAACATTACCTATCTCAATTTTTTCTAAGCTCAAGTGCCACTTATACCCCAAGAAAACACCCGTTGTCAAGGCTGGAACAAGTTTTTTTCCTTTCGGTTATTCAAATTCCACACTTTCATTCTTATCATTCAATATAACCGGTTCCCCTTCCAATGCCCCCAACTTATAACTTACTGTCTTGGAGACACCAGCTTCTACCTGAGTCACCCCAAGCAAGGTAGTACTGCCGATGACCGTATGCTTGTTATGGGTAATGATGATAAACTGGCTGTCCTTCGAAAAATCATCAAGGACCGAAAGGAAGAATCCGATGTTCCTGTCGTCCAAAGCCGCATCAATCTCATCAAGGATACAGAAAGGACTTGGCTTGACCTGATAGGTTGCAAACAGCAGTGCAACTGCCGTCATGGAGCGCTCACCGCCGGAAAGAAGTGACAGTGCAGTCAGCTTCTTGCCAGGAGGTTGGGCAAGGATTTCAATACCACTTTCCAGGACATTGTCAGGGTCGCTGAGCTGCAGTTCTGCACGGCCACCACCGAAAAGTCTCTTGAATATCAACTGGAAGTTCTGTGAAATCTGCTGGTAGGTAGATTGGAACAGGTCAGTACTTTCCTTTGTAATGTCACCTAGGACTTCCTGCAGATCCCCCTTTGCTTTCAGCAGATCATTCATCTGCGTAGTAAGGAAGTCATACTGTTGCTTTGCCTCATTGAATTCATCTTCAGCCATCTGGTTTATGTAGCCAAGCTTGCCCAGGTCTTTCTTGACTTCCTCAAGTCTGTTTTTCAGTATCGTGGTATCTCCAAGGTCATCCTTCAACCTTTCTTCATACTCATTGAGGCTTTTCCCATAATTATCAAAGAAATCCGTATAGATCTTCTTGATCATTTCTCCCAGCTGTTCAATCTGCAGTTCCAGCCGGTCATTATCCCTGCGAAGCTGTTCCAGCCGCTGATAGGAATCATTCTTCTGGTTCTGCTTCATCTTGACAGCTTCAGTTAGGTTGTTGATATCTTCAATCTTCTGGCCAAGCTGCTCGGAAAGGGTTACGCCCTTTGCTGCAATCTGGTCCATTTCGGCTTCGCATTCCCTGATGCTCGTCTGGGTTTCATCAACACGTTGCAGGGCATCCTGACTTTCATGCATCCTGTCGCTGTAGTCAAGCTTCAGTTCCTCAGAAGCCCGTTTCGTCTTTTCAATTGCAATGTTCTGTGCCTCAATCCTACCCTCGATATCCTTGTCCGTCAGATTAAGGTCATAGATGTTATCCCTGTAATCATCGCATTGCACCCCAAGCTTGCTGTTTTTGTCCCGAAGGAATGAAATGCGTTCCCTCGCCAGGTTGACTGCTTTCCTGTTGTCTTTCATGTTGCTGTCAACAGTTCTCTTTCGGGTCACTATACCGTCTGAGGTAACAAAATCATCGACAAAGGTAGGAATGACTGCATCATAGGAGGCAAGCAATTTTTCCACTCGCAGCAGATTCTTCAGATTGCTGTCAAGATCTTTACTGACCATGGAGACCAAGGCAGAGGCATCCAGCCCTTCAAGTCGGGAAAGGCGCTGCTGCTGTTCTTTGACAGACTGGACGAAATGATCAAGGGTCTGCCTTAATTCTTCTCTTGCGGCAACCCTCTTATCGACACTGTAGTCACTTTGGCGAAGCTTCTCATCAAGCTGGAGTACGATGGAATCCGTCAGCTCTTCCAGCTCATGGGCAAGTTTTCCATAGGCATCCTCAAGATCCCGGGCCGCCTGTTCCTGGTCCGTTATCTCCTTGTTC from Spirochaetia bacterium harbors:
- a CDS encoding diguanylate cyclase; amino-acid sequence: MKKSKGSVLSRQQLAELPQILNEWNLQIVRIAGRIAVLILFFLFFLVVFQSFDKMRILFVLFSLVSMGIYQFILERKLKLHTEWATAAAYVFWGLVMVFFMISNCYLYPYVPAYFYGIVSVLLILIFHFSLSVSIFLSGTACVCFLLTSWFFKPHFFFTTDFIIGMTALLGSILGAFFSDQTKKIELSSLLEIYQMSTIDSLTGVCNRKSVEYLVNDALKQKAYGCFFVIDIDKFKMINDTQGHQIGDMVLQNFGKQLLEMFCRNEVIGRIGGDEFVLFLPDADRAYATKIANMLQEHVEHVFSYMNCFISLSIGISTAHYGDTYHTLFARADMALYDAKQMGRACHCFYAGDETMHEQRTVLVVDGTQMTRKTLTTYLTGECKVLQAATGKEASQLLHSHHGEISLILLDMHLPDMESLEFLSLLKKDAQLSSIPVILIADGDTNVEKALELGAADVIMKPFNASVVKLRVRNVFVHA
- the coaD gene encoding pantetheine-phosphate adenylyltransferase; protein product: MNAMLPGSFDPPTLGHIDIIERSARLYEHLYVVVAANINKQCLFSPEERKDMLTQILSSHDNIEVVIYNGLVVDFAKKHDIRVMIRGVRALVDFGYEFELAMTNKQLYDKLEVLFMPTSPNYFLLRSSQIRELAFYHADISTMVPPLVARKIRDRYEKK
- the rplS gene encoding 50S ribosomal protein L19, with the protein product MDVIKAIEEEQMRENAENFRVGDTIKVYFKIIEGTTERVQVFEGLVIAKNNSGLRRSFVVRKISYGVGVERIFPLHSPRIEKIEVVRKGRVRRAKLYYIRKRVGKAAKVKELIVSKNR
- the trmD gene encoding tRNA (guanosine(37)-N1)-methyltransferase TrmD — its product is MNIDVVTLFPEMLQGFFTNSIMKRAVQAGRISYNLIDFRHFATDCHHTCDDTPYGGGAGMVIKPQPLCDALESIGASEKRVIYASPSGKPFSQAYAQELSKEKDLVFICGHYEGIDQRAIDLYVDDEISIGEYVISSGEVASLVIIDAVYRLVDGVINGESLKEESFTGNLLEYPQYTRPELYKDMQVPPVLLGGNHAEIEAWRLGKRLEKTLLNRPELLEEASLDVKTRKALQEIRNKAKRT
- the rimM gene encoding ribosome maturation factor RimM (Essential for efficient processing of 16S rRNA), producing the protein MDMLATAIIQTSFGVKGEVKVRPFNDDCSYLGQLKEGIILLKDGRELPCHIDGFRMSGSQALMKIRGIDTPEEAKKLSGATLQVPRSEAAPLEDGEYYVADLIGCTLVHGGLPMATVVNVFEGSQSLMLEAADGKGEKYLVPKMDRYVANVNLEAKTIELLTPWLLA
- a CDS encoding KH domain-containing protein, which codes for MEKDLVEYIVKSLVDVPEEVSVTMIEGEKSTILELRVAPDDVGKVIGKQGRIAKAIRTILSASATKSGKRAVLEILD
- the rpsP gene encoding 30S ribosomal protein S16, with product MRLKRFGSKKRPYYRIVVQDSRVATKGKTLAEVGQYHPVENKENQVVLNVEAVKDWLAKGAQPSATVRSLLNKQGITVSRTVQE
- the ffh gene encoding signal recognition particle protein, which codes for MFDSISEKFSGILRNFAGKGKITERNIEDAVEQIKVALLDADVNLRVVRRFVNATREEALGEKVLKAVDPGQQFTKIVYDKMVALLSDEGNQDLKLKGPDTTSVLLMMGLQGSGKTTTSAKLALKLKQSGRRPLMVAADLVRPAAITQLQVLGEKVEVPVFTIEGEKNPVTVARRGLEYARKNQFDVMIIDTSGRMHLDEILMKEITDIAAAVHPDETLFVADAMTGQNAVAIAKEFEQHVGISGVILSKFDSDTRGGAALSLKSVVGKPIKFIGVGEKMEDLNQFYPDRIASRILGMGDIVSLVEKAQEVVDQEEAAKLEKKIKNKTFDLQDYLEQIKQMEKMGSMDKILDMVPGVAGNVDTSKLDLDQFKRDKAIILSMTKKERSNFMIIGPARRRRIAKGSGTRVSDVDRLLKKFQKMRNTMRKITKNKKYLNKLQQQFG
- a CDS encoding AAA family ATPase; protein product: MFLKSLEIFGFKSFADKTRLDFSDGITSLLGPNGCGKSNIVDAIKWVLGEQSTKTLRAGRMEDVIFNGTDTRKPMTMAEVTLVISNEQHYLTIDDSEIEIKRRIFRSGESEYYLNREKVLLKNIRELFMDTGVGKSAYSILEQGKIDQILSTKPEDRRYIFEEAAGISRYKVQGKEAERKLIKTDENIAQVDTILQEVKRTYELKKNQAERCSRYNALVKEKFSLEVDVQLSSVQTYAMLSDAKTEELKQKKQEWENSNVSLSGIDTVIEEMQENLRNQIASRAGMQTELKRLEEEHRGKQSLLDLLSGRLKDFLLTKDSALQKAEAIKEKLERNDQEISSYQAKVADLVQQKKEVKDEIASMELSLRKAQQLIIDQNKEITDQEQAARDLEDAYGKLAHELEELTDSIVLQLDEKLRQSDYSVDKRVAAREELRQTLDHFVQSVKEQQQRLSRLEGLDASALVSMVSKDLDSNLKNLLRVEKLLASYDAVIPTFVDDFVTSDGIVTRKRTVDSNMKDNRKAVNLARERISFLRDKNSKLGVQCDDYRDNIYDLNLTDKDIEGRIEAQNIAIEKTKRASEELKLDYSDRMHESQDALQRVDETQTSIRECEAEMDQIAAKGVTLSEQLGQKIEDINNLTEAVKMKQNQKNDSYQRLEQLRRDNDRLELQIEQLGEMIKKIYTDFFDNYGKSLNEYEERLKDDLGDTTILKNRLEEVKKDLGKLGYINQMAEDEFNEAKQQYDFLTTQMNDLLKAKGDLQEVLGDITKESTDLFQSTYQQISQNFQLIFKRLFGGGRAELQLSDPDNVLESGIEILAQPPGKKLTALSLLSGGERSMTAVALLFATYQVKPSPFCILDEIDAALDDRNIGFFLSVLDDFSKDSQFIIITHNKHTVIGSTTLLGVTQVEAGVSKTVSYKLGALEGEPVILNDKNESVEFE